The Sulfolobus islandicus Y.N.15.51 sequence CTGTCTCTTCCTCTAATTTGGGAAATTGATAGACTATCATAGTAGTGTGATGTTTTTATTTTAAAATAAGTCTTTATATTATCCTTTTGATTTTATATTTTTAATGAGTAAAGGATTTTTATGAAATTATTATACTTCCTTACACTCTAGAAGCCAAGGAAACGACTTACTATGATTGATGCAGATTATTAACCAATTATGGAACCATGCACTTTAAGGTCTAAGAAAGTATGACAACTATAAATAGCTCACTCTTTATCTGAGGAATAGTATACTAACAGTAGAAATTATTGCCCTTTACTATTCCTAGATCTAAGATTTTCTATTATTTCTCTTTGATATTCCCTGAATTTTCGTAGAATTTTATCGTCAGTGGTTCCAAGAGACTTTTCCAAGACTAATAAGAATTTTTCACTAATAGTATCTGGTGTATCGTTGGGTTCTATTAACTCCTTAAGAAGACTTAATGCTAACTTTATACTAGCAGTCGAAATATTATATTCATACTGCGATTTTTTCTGCTTATCTGAACAGCCGAACTTCTCTCTTAGGTATTTAACTTCACTGATAATTACCTCCTTAAATGGAATAGTAGAATCGTTCAAGAACATTTTTACATCTTCAGTACCACACGTATAATCTAAATGAAAAATTAGAAATCTTCTCGTTAGAGCCTCACCAATTGGAAATAAATTATTAGAGTCAATTAAATTCATAGTTCCCACGAACCTTATTTTCTTCAGGACTTCGTCTTTTTTATCTCCTAGTCTTTTTAGATTGGCAAGAAATTCCTTGGCTTCATTATCAATTTCGCTAAACTTCTCTATTTCTTTCTCTATCTCCTCTAAGATCTTTTTCCCTACAGAACTACTACCTACGTCGGACATTAAAGTTAGGATTTCACCAAAGGCCTTATCCACGTCTGCTCTATTTATCTCATCTATTATAACGTAATAATTCCCATTATTAATCTTCACAGCGCTATTATATGCTCTTATAAGTAAACCGCTATTCCATATAATACTTCCTTTCTCCATACTTTCACCACCAATTAAGTCCCTTCTGAACCAAAGAGAGTTTGCTGTAGTGACTTCGTAACAATTGGTATTTTCTCCAGTTAGTTTATCTATAACACTTACTGCCAAACTGGTTTTGCCAGTACCTGGAGGGCCTACTAAGAGAACATTATAGATCTTAAGACTAGCTCCTAGCATTTTAAAGAATTCTTCAACGTTGGGAACTTCAACGTAAAATCTATTTGTCAAACTCATTACATCGGAAATATTTCCTTTACCACAATCAATTTCGATGTTGGAAACCTCAACCCTATTACTATCATCTCTTTGTAGAGATCCAGTAAATAAGGAGTCCCATTTCTCTAAGAATTCGTCTTTATCTCTTCCATCTTCATACATGAGATAACCTAGTACTTTTTTACCATTTATCAAGCTATCCTTCTTTTCAATCCAATAGGAAGTTATTCTGCCATTACGTTCTACTATATTATTTTTTACAAATTCTAACGGTAAAACATAAGCTTTAGGAGAATCCGTATCAGCGTACGTTACTGCTATTAAAAAGTCACATAAAACATAGTTAGGAATAGCGCCTATTGGATTTCTGCCCTTGACACCAGAAACACGAATATAGACTTTACTTCCATTCGGCTTCTGTAATACTAAATGAGGTTTACAACTTAATAATTTCTGATCATCTTTAGGTGGTTTAAAATCTTCGGGTATTTGTGATATTTTATACCCTGAATATTTTGAATTTATCAGTTCATTAATTTTACTTAAAGTATATTTCATGGCTCTTTCATGAACTTCTTTCTTTGGATCACTATTTTTCATGTATATTACTAAAGAATCTTAAATTTATATATTCTCTTCATTCTCATCTGGTCGACATTATAATTTAAATTTTCTAAGATATTTGTTATGTTGATATTCTTAGCATAGTTTATTACCATTGTAATCCCAAATAAAGTAAATGAAAGACTATAGACTAACTGTTAGAGACTTACAATTAATTAAAAAGGTAGGAAAATATTACTTACAATATATACGTGTTATAGATATGGATACTCTTTTAAAGAAAATGAAAAGGAATTCAGAGTATGAGAACACAATAGCAT is a genomic window containing:
- a CDS encoding AAA family ATPase, producing the protein MKNSDPKKEVHERAMKYTLSKINELINSKYSGYKISQIPEDFKPPKDDQKLLSCKPHLVLQKPNGSKVYIRVSGVKGRNPIGAIPNYVLCDFLIAVTYADTDSPKAYVLPLEFVKNNIVERNGRITSYWIEKKDSLINGKKVLGYLMYEDGRDKDEFLEKWDSLFTGSLQRDDSNRVEVSNIEIDCGKGNISDVMSLTNRFYVEVPNVEEFFKMLGASLKIYNVLLVGPPGTGKTSLAVSVIDKLTGENTNCYEVTTANSLWFRRDLIGGESMEKGSIIWNSGLLIRAYNSAVKINNGNYYVIIDEINRADVDKAFGEILTLMSDVGSSSVGKKILEEIEKEIEKFSEIDNEAKEFLANLKRLGDKKDEVLKKIRFVGTMNLIDSNNLFPIGEALTRRFLIFHLDYTCGTEDVKMFLNDSTIPFKEVIISEVKYLREKFGCSDKQKKSQYEYNISTASIKLALSLLKELIEPNDTPDTISEKFLLVLEKSLGTTDDKILRKFREYQREIIENLRSRNSKGQ